The DNA segment AGGTAAAGTCATGATTGCCAAAATAACTCCGGCGGGAAACATTCCAGGGCCAGTAGGAATCGTGCTGAAAATGGGTATCCAGCCAAAATAAGTGTTCAGCCATTGCCCAACGCCGGTGAGGATGGGAATCAACACAAAAATGCCCCAGACACCGTAAACAACACTGGGGATAGCAGCTAACAACTCTACTAAAAACACTAAAACTACGCGCACCTGAGATGGGAGAAAGTTTTCACTCAGTAGCACTGCTGTACCGACACCAATAGGTATGGCTATTAGCAACCCAATAAAAGAACTTACAAGAGTTCCATAGACTGGAGGCCAAACCCCATAATCATTAGTGACTGGATTCCACGCACTTCTAGCTAAAAAGCCGAGGCCAAATTGCTGGATGGCAGGCCAAGCACTAATAGTTACTTGAAACGCAATCCATAAGAGGGTGGCGGCGATCGCCATTGCAAAAATACGAGTTAACCAAACAAAGCCACGGTCTAGAGACTTTTCTCCTTCAGAGCGACTTTTAATTGCTGATGGCAGATCGTGAGAATTTGTAGCCATGAATACTGACTCTTACGATTAAATCAGAAGAA comes from the Nostoc sp. PCC 7120 = FACHB-418 genome and includes:
- the pstC gene encoding phosphate ABC transporter permease subunit PstC; its protein translation is MATNSHDLPSAIKSRSEGEKSLDRGFVWLTRIFAMAIAATLLWIAFQVTISAWPAIQQFGLGFLARSAWNPVTNDYGVWPPVYGTLVSSFIGLLIAIPIGVGTAVLLSENFLPSQVRVVLVFLVELLAAIPSVVYGVWGIFVLIPILTGVGQWLNTYFGWIPIFSTIPTGPGMFPAGVILAIMTLPIITAISRDALIAVPPSLRQASIGLGATRWETIFQIIIPAAFSGIVSAIMLALGRAMGETMAVTMLIGNANNVNISIFAPANTISSLLANQFSEAGGLQIAALMYAALVLFGLTLIVNILAELIVLRVKRM